One segment of Saprospiraceae bacterium DNA contains the following:
- a CDS encoding response regulator transcription factor has product MKILLIEDELPAARQLTKLLMAQLPTCQILDTLDSVEGAVQWLRTFPAPDLVFMDIQIADGLSFDIFRQVEVNAPVVFTTAFDQYAVQAFKVSAVDYLLKPIDPEELGRSLEKIEKQKNKPVAFDYEVLHRFFKKETYKDRFLVKTGQQLAFLTAADIAFFRSSDGLTQAFTFSGKKHFVDNTLEELESLLDPRDFFRVSRGMTVRLNAIQKIHPHLNGRLKLETQPAAPDDVFVSRERVNEFKAWLGG; this is encoded by the coding sequence CCCGCTGCCCGACAACTGACCAAGCTCCTCATGGCGCAGCTGCCAACCTGCCAGATACTCGACACGCTCGATTCAGTGGAGGGTGCCGTGCAGTGGCTGCGAACCTTCCCCGCTCCCGACTTGGTGTTCATGGACATCCAAATCGCCGATGGACTGAGCTTCGATATTTTCAGGCAAGTCGAGGTGAACGCTCCGGTGGTGTTCACCACAGCCTTCGACCAGTATGCCGTGCAGGCTTTTAAGGTGAGCGCCGTGGATTATCTGCTCAAGCCCATTGACCCTGAGGAACTGGGGCGTTCGTTGGAAAAAATCGAAAAACAGAAAAACAAGCCGGTAGCCTTCGACTATGAGGTGCTTCATCGCTTTTTCAAAAAGGAAACCTACAAAGACCGTTTTTTGGTGAAAACAGGCCAACAGCTCGCTTTCCTGACTGCCGCCGACATAGCCTTTTTTCGCTCTTCCGACGGGCTGACGCAGGCTTTTACTTTTTCGGGAAAAAAACACTTCGTGGACAACACGCTTGAGGAACTCGAAAGCTTGCTCGACCCACGCGACTTTTTCCGAGTGAGTCGTGGCATGACGGTGCGCCTCAATGCCATTCAAAAGATTCACCCACATCTTAATGGGCGTCTTAAATTGGAAACGCAACCCGCCGCGCCCGATGACGTATTCGTAAGCCGCGAGCGCGTGAA